GGCCGCATGAAGGCGAGTCTCGTCCAGGCGATGAAAATGCTCGACGCCTGATGACGTTCCCGCTGACGACCCGTTCTCGATGACCGACCCGCAGCGCCTCGGCAAGTACGAAATCCAGGGTGTCCTCGGCAAGGGCGCGATGGGGGTCGTGTACAAGGCGTTCGATCCGCACATCGAACGGTTCGTCGCGATCAAGACGATCCGCCGTGACACGGTTGAGCCCGAGCTCGTCGATCAGTACATGGCCCGGTTCAGAAACGAGGCCAGGGCGGCCGGACGCCTGTTCCATCCGAACATCGTCGGCGTCTACGAATACGGCGAGCATGACGATGTCGCGTATATCGCGATGGAGTACGTCGAGGGCAGCGGTCTGCGCGAGTACCTCGGTCGCCGGGCGACCTTTGACTTCGGGC
This sequence is a window from Betaproteobacteria bacterium. Protein-coding genes within it:
- a CDS encoding serine/threonine protein kinase; amino-acid sequence: MTDPQRLGKYEIQGVLGKGAMGVVYKAFDPHIERFVAIKTIRRDTVEPELVDQYMARFRNEARAAGRLFHPNIVGVYEYGEHDDVAYIAMEYVEGSGLREYLGRRATFDFGLLVALMSQLLQALEFAHDRGVVHRDVKPSNLIVTGQG